AAGAGGTGAGTGGAGCAAGGGCAGTGATATAGATATACTGGCAGTTGTTTCGGGAGAGGAAAAAGATGTAATTGCGGCTTTAAATAAAGGTAAAATAGATGTAAGTCCATTGTTGGAAATACGGCCGATAAGCACTACAGTTGATAAATTTGTAGAAAGGTTTAGCAAGAAGACTGAGTTTTACGAAGAACTCTGGAAAGATAGAATAGTTTTGTATAATGAATTTCTGTTTTGGCAACTGATTAAAGAAGGAGGCAAATCATATGGCTAAATATGTTGAGAAAACTTTACTATAAGGAATATTTATAATGCTTATTGGATATGCTAGAGTTTCGACACATGACCAAGCCTTTCATTATAATGAACGAAGAGAACAATATAATGGACGCTCTAAAAACTAAAAAACATCTATATCACCAAACTCCTTTAAAAATACTTTCTTTTCTTTCCAATCATCCAGGTGGGGTATTTTTTGCTAATGAGGTATCTAAAGCGACATAGATTTATTTATCTATACAGAATATAAGAAAAAGGTGCTCAGGATTATCAATAAATATGAAACTAATGATGTGAGATATCAATCTATTATTCAAGATCCTTTAGAAACCATCTCATCCAAAAAAGGAGATAGTGTATTTCATAGACAAGTAAAGAAGGGAATAACCCTTTGGAAAGGAAAACCGACTTATGAGGAAATATGATATCCATGAAGCAATTGAGAAAAGAAGAATAGTTCATTTTTCTGCCGGCCATAAGGTTAGTTTTAACGAGTTGAAGACAGCCAAAGAAGATTTACAAGACGCCAAAGACGCCATTTCGGACATAAACTCGACAAGTGGAAATATATCTTAGTAGATGGGGTTCTAGACATAAAACCACTATCTTGCTATCACAAAATGCGATACCTTCTAAACAAGAAAGAGTTTAAAATTGGGGTCTTAGGGGGGCCATGCACAAATCTCCCACTACCCCGAACAGTGAAACAATCAATACTTGAGAATGGATTGTTGGAGGAATTGCTTGGATGAGAGTGTTATTTGTAACAGACTTACATGGATGCAAGTGGAAATATGAGCGGCTACTCAAAGCAGCAAAAGAGTTTGGGGCAACTATAGTGATCAATGGTGGTGATATGCTACCAAAGGAAGGGGACCTATTTACGCAAGACAAATTCATAACCAACTACCTTGATAATCACTTTGCACGATTCAACGCTGCTGGAATTTATTATCTTTGCTACTTGGGAAACGATGACCTTAGAATCTTCGATGAGCTATTTGAGGAGACTTGTAACAAGTATTCCTTCGTAGTCTGCCTGGCACAACGTAAATTTGAGGTTGGGGATTTTGAATTTGTAGGTATGAACTGGGTAACTGATTATCCATTCCGCCTCAAGGACAGATGTAGAATGGACACAGATGACTATATATTTCAAGAGCAGTTTGGAACAGGACTATTATCTACACCAAACGGATTGCAAGAACTATATGACTGGGTTGCCTATGCAAAGACGCTTCCAACAATAGAAAATGAGCTAAACCAACTGGTACAGCCTAAGAATATGGCACATAGCGTGTACGTAATCCACACGCCTCCGTACAAGCTAGGATTAGATAAATGTAGTCACGGTGCAGAAGTGGGGTCAAAGGCAATTTACAACTTTTTGCAGAAATATCAGCCAAAGCTCTCGCTTCATGGTCATATCCATGAGTCTCCGGAAGTTACTGGACGATGGTATGCAAAACTTGGCAGTACGATATGCATTCAACCTGGTCAGCTTAATGAGTTCACTTATGTTACGATTGACTTGGACAATATGAAGTTTGATAGAATCGTTGAACAAAATGTTATGTGGCACCATGCCTGATAAATGATGTGTAATACCATTAAAAAGATATGTCGCCCCTACGTGAAGGTCGACCTGGTGACAAAATGTCACCGGTTCAATAGGCTTAAATACTTCCCGTCGCGTTTACGGAACACGGAACATTAATTTTGCTCTTAATTCGCAGATCGAAAAAAAGCATTGGCATGATCGTATAAATTGTATATGCTTCTTGACAAGTAGCAAGATGTTATGCGGAGGCAAAATGCAAACACGGACACAGGAACTCATAAACTTTCTTCAGAGTCATGATGGAGTGACTAGGTTTTCTACTATTCTGAAGGCTGGATTTCATCCTGATTCGCTTATTGCTCTTGAAAAAGAGGGAAAGGTTGAAAAAATTGCCTGGGGACTTTACCGTGTAGCTAATTATCTCCCTGGTTCTCAGCCCGATCTTGTTATTGTATCACTTCAGGCACATAGAGGTATTATCTGTCTTCTTTCCGATCTTTCTTTTTATAAAGCAAGAAGCGAGATTCCCAAGTATGTGGATCTAGCCATTCCGCAAGGTATACATGCGAATAGAATTGGGTATCATCCGGTAAGATTTTACCGCTTTGCGCCTAACGCATGGAAAGCAGGAATCGAAAAGCATGAAATTGAAGGACACAGGATTAAAGTTTATAGTCTCGCCAAGACGATTGCCGATTGTTTTAAATTCCGCAATAAAATAGGAGCGGATGTCGCGAGAGATGCCCTCAAAGTTGCTGTTACGGAAAAAAGTATAAAGCCAAAAGAAATTATGAAATATGCCAAGATTTGCCGTGTTGATAATATCATAAAGCCAATACTGGAAGCTATGCTATGAAGGATTTCCTTTAAACGTTTAATTTCACTCATGATTTTATTAAGGAGACCGTGTTATGGAATACACCAAAAAAC
The bacterium DNA segment above includes these coding regions:
- a CDS encoding metallophosphoesterase translates to MRVLFVTDLHGCKWKYERLLKAAKEFGATIVINGGDMLPKEGDLFTQDKFITNYLDNHFARFNAAGIYYLCYLGNDDLRIFDELFEETCNKYSFVVCLAQRKFEVGDFEFVGMNWVTDYPFRLKDRCRMDTDDYIFQEQFGTGLLSTPNGLQELYDWVAYAKTLPTIENELNQLVQPKNMAHSVYVIHTPPYKLGLDKCSHGAEVGSKAIYNFLQKYQPKLSLHGHIHESPEVTGRWYAKLGSTICIQPGQLNEFTYVTIDLDNMKFDRIVEQNVMWHHA
- a CDS encoding type IV toxin-antitoxin system AbiEi family antitoxin domain-containing protein, whose amino-acid sequence is MQTRTQELINFLQSHDGVTRFSTILKAGFHPDSLIALEKEGKVEKIAWGLYRVANYLPGSQPDLVIVSLQAHRGIICLLSDLSFYKARSEIPKYVDLAIPQGIHANRIGYHPVRFYRFAPNAWKAGIEKHEIEGHRIKVYSLAKTIADCFKFRNKIGADVARDALKVAVTEKSIKPKEIMKYAKICRVDNIIKPILEAML